The nucleotide window GATCAAAAAGATTCTCGTGGAAATATGTTCTTTCAAATAAGAGATATAATAAAAGTTAAAAGACCTAAGGCTATTTTTCTCGAAAATGTTAGGCATCTTTTAAAGCATGACAATGGGCGCACATTTGGTATCATAAAGGATATTATAGAAAATGAATTACAATATGATTTCTATTACGAAGTAGTTAAGGCTTCTGATTTTGGACTTCCCCAACATAGACCAAGGTTATTTATGATAGGTTTTCGAAAAGAAGATCAATATAAAATTCCTTTCAAAAATCCTGAAAAAATACCTCTGAGGATGACTATGTCGGATATTTTTAGCGGAATATGCAACAAAGATATAGGATATACATTAAGAGTAGGAGGTAGAGGTTCTGGAATTAATGATAGAAGAAACTGGGATGCTTATTTAGTCAATAATCAGCATGTTAAAATATCCCCAAAAGAGGCTATTATGATGCAAGGTTTTCCAATTAACTTTACATTTCCAGTTACAGATTCTCAAGCTATGAAACAACTAGGAAATAGTGTTGCCGTTGATGCGATAAAGGCATATGGAAAAGCAATAATAAGCAGACTTGATAAGGTAGAATTAAATAGTAAAAAACTTTGTGTTCACTTAAATGAAAATTTGAACTTGTTAAATATTTATAGAGAATGTTATGAATAAGGGCGAGTGGAGTGAATTTTACACCTTTTTACGTTTACTTGGAGATGGAAAGCTATATGCAGCAGACGCTAATTTAAATAAAATCCCAGCCTTATATTATCCCTTAATCAAAATAATAAGACATAGCAAATGTTTTAAAGAACCATCATTTTATGAAATTGATAATGAAAATATTATTATTAATAATGAAAATTACAATAATTTAAAAAAGATACCTAATGATAAATTTAGTGTAAATGCTAATAAGCTTTTTAAAATAATTAAAGATGCCAGCTGCAGTTCTTTCGAAGCTCCTGAAATATATGATTTTATAACTGAAATTGGATCTCCCTTAATTAAAGAAAAATCATCTTCCAAAAGAGACATAACAGTAATTATTCATGATATAAACACAGGATATAAACCTGAAGTTGGTTTTAGCATTAAATCTAAATTAGGTGGAGATTCTACTCTTTTTAATGCAAATATTACAAACAATTTTAAATATAGAATTGAAGGTCTAGATAACTTGAATAGAGATCTCATTGACAGTATAAGATCACTTAAAGCAAAAGAACTGGTTAAGACATTAAACCTCCATAAATGTACATTAGTATTTGAATCAGTAATCGATAGTAATTTTGAATCAAATTTACACATGGTCGATTCAAATTTTCCAATTATATTAGCTGAAATGATTAGGTTATATTATTCAGGATATTCTAAATATATAAAAGATTTAATATGTAAGGTTGCTGAAACTAACCCATGTGGGTTTAAGAACAATGAAATATTCCCATTTTATTTATATAAGGTAAAAGGATTCCTTACAGCTTGTGCATTAGGCATGACTTCCAAGAAACCTTGGAACGGCAATTTCGATGTATTAGGCGGATATATAGTAGTTAAAGAGAATGGCGATCTCCTTTGCTATCACATTTATAACTGGAATGACTTTCAAGAATATCTTGTTAATAATACATATATCGATACACCAAGTACTACCAGACACAAATTCGGTTATATTGAAGGCAATAAACTAAACTTAAATTTTCAAATAAGATTTACTTAGACTATAAAATTAAAAACGTAATGAAGCATAACCAACCAGTCTATTTCTCGGACTATTTTAATTTTGCTGAACCGCTTTTACTGAAAGAAAGCTCAAGTCCAATTATTAAAGCATCCTATAAAAATTACACAAGATTATTTGCTGATTTACTTCTATTGCTACAAACATCAAGAACACCATAGTTAATGCTTTTCAATTAGCCAATAAAGCAAGTGAACTATTTGAAAGTTCGAAAACCAGTGAAAAACGGGAACTTATCGGATTTGTATTTTTGAATCTTAAGTTAAGAGGCGGGAAGATAGAACTTTCCTTGCGAAAGCCGTTTGATTTAATTGTGAATTTAGGGAAGTATCAAGAGTGGCTCCCCGGGCCGGATTCGAACCAGCGACCAAACGGTTAACAGCCGTTTGCTCTACCACTGAGCTACCGAGGAACATGTGTATTTATATAGCAAACAAACTAAGGGTTTGGCAAGTACTTTTTTTGCATTTTCAAATTTTTTTTCAAAATAACTTTAAACCCATCATTTGATAAATATAAAAAACTTAAAAATGTAATCTTTGCGCTGAAGGATTAGATTGTAAAATTGCCAAAAAACTGCTAATTAGCAGATATAAACCCCAAAATATATTATTAATAATAGGCAAACTCATGAATACATTAGTTATCAAGTACTTACCTTCTGGAGAGAAATCTAATACAAAACGCTTACTTGACAGATTTTTAGCGGGAAGTAAGGGTAATATAGAGGTTGTTGATCTATTGCATGCTAAAATCCCTGTACTTGATGAAGCGTCATTAAATGTATATATGAAAAAGGCTTACTGGGACGAGCCAATCACAGAACAGGAAGCAGAGCTGTTAAAGCCCTTTCAGGTTTATGTAGAGCAAATTAAGAAAGCCGATGTTATTGTGGTTGCCTGCCCTATGTATAATTTTTCGGTTCCAGGGATTGTAAAATGCTATTTTGACGCAGTAGTACTTAAAGATGAGACTTTTAGCGAAACCCCCGTAGGTGACAATGCCAGAGAATACAAGGGTTTACTTAACAATCCTAAAGCTTTAGTTTTATTTACTGCTGGGGGGAATCTGACCCCTGACCACCCTGCATACAGGTTTAACCAACTCGATGAAGTTATGCGAATTAACTTTAATTTTATGGGTGCAAGTGAGGTTGAAATCGTTACAGCAGGAACCAGTAACCCAAAAACTATTGAGCAGAACTTTGCCCGCGCTTTTGAGAAGCTGGATAACCTTGCCAGTAAGTGGTATTAGTTTTTAGCGCAGTTAGCTCTGGTAGTTAGTTTTGCTTTTTCAAAGTTACATCTAGCAGAACGAATTTCAGATTGCTCTGCGATTTTTGCATCTACAAAAGCTCTGAACTTATCAAATGACAAAGCGTCTTTCAAATCTTTGTAGATAAAATCTCTATTCTCAATGCCAGCAAATTTTTCGTAATGGCTTCTTGCAAACTCATCTAGCATTAACTTATTGTGACTAAAATAATTTGTAGTATATTCAAGCGACCAACCTGCCCTTGCCGCCATTGTTACATAACCCGCAAATACCTCTGCAATTTCAGCGCACTCTTCATGCAGGTAATTATGATATATATATTAGCATAAAATTGCGCCCATGGTTGAGTTATAGGCAAATAACAATCCATAATAAGCTTAAAAAACGCCAAACGATGATACATTGGATTCTGTAATAAGGCATTTAAAATATCCAAATGATAATTTTTACATATCTTTTCCTTTTCATTATCATTTAAACTCGCAAGTGCGCGAATTTGAATATCTAAATCACTGCTATGCCACATTCCCCAGAACACCCTACAATTACCGCCTTTGTTTAAATATTCCTTGAGGAAATTTGTATTTTCATTAAATAAAATCAGCATTTTATGATCATTTGATAAAATTTTCCAGATTTTCGATATAATTGCAGGATTATTGTTTTCATTATAAAACACATCACGGAATAGGTTTTGATCATGATCTGTAAATGTATCTAAATACCAGAGAGCATATCCTGGTTGATTTTCATCGCTAAGGATTGATAGAACTTCATGCAAGGATTCAGCATTTGTAAAGATCTCATTTCTTTGAATATTTGTCAGATATGACCATAAAGTATCTAAGTATTCCAGATCATCTTCAAACCATGATGTAAAATCGACAAATGCTTTAGGGCTGATTTGCAGAATGTTTTCCTTTTGAGAAGCTGTAGAATTATCAAGCAAAAATCTATAGAAGTCAGCAAAATTTTCAGACCAGTTTAATGAATTATCATTAAATCCCATAGGCATATTTAAAATTGATTCCTTTTGCTTGAAGTTTAGCAAGTTCCAGAATTGAGTACAAACACCACATTCTGCAGTTTCGGCTAAAATTTTGATCATTTCAATATAGTTATCATCGATAAATTTTCTTTTAGCACTACCAATATGAGCTATTGTTAGCAATTCTACTAAATCATGAGCAAAACTATTGAAATCAAATTCAAATATACTTTTACCACTGAATATTTCAATAACAGCCAAATCTGCAGATTTTCTTCTTTGAAATTTTAGATTGCCGAGGGTTTTTAAAATATTCAAGTTCTCTTGAATAATATTAAACTGCTGTTCTGAGGTTAAACTTAAATACTCATTAACTTTATACAAACCATTAGACACAAAATACCTTTTGTTAATTTTTATACATTTATTAATATAAAATTAACTTTTTGTCAACAGTATCAACGAGCTTGGTTTTTACAAACAAAGTTAATTTAAACATAAATATTTGAAATATATGTTTTTTTTAATCTTTTTTGCTTGACGTTTATTAACAAATAATATTGTATATATTTACTCATGACAATTTTGGTAATCAATATATGAAAAATGTTTATTTTTTAATTATCAGTTTAATCTTAGTTTCTTTAATTAATGCTCCTTCAAGTGCTGAAAGGTTAGTTGAAAATTCAGGCTTTTTTAAAGATGTTAAGAAATTAGTTGAACATAAAGAACTAAACAAAAAGGAAATTGAAAAAAAGATTATTGATAATAAAACTATAGGCAAAACTTTAAACGTTACCAAAGAGTTTGGTCGCAGCTTGAAAGGTATTGATTTATCTAGAATATATGCGAAAGAAGTTGCTTTTGTAGATGCAGACATGAGAAAAGCAATACTTGATCTTGGTAATTTTGAAAAGTCATATTTTGTAGCTTGTAACCTTTCAAATGTAAGTATGAATGCATCAGATTTTAGTTATGCGGTAATATTAGATAGCAACCTAAGCAATGCAAAAATCAAAATCGCGACCCTAGACTATGCAACATTAGTTGGTAGCGATCTGAGCGGTGCAGTTATTGAAGGTACAAACTTATCATACTCTAACTTGAGCAATGTTAATTTAAAAGGTGCTACATTAATTAACGTAGATCTAGCAGGAGCTAACTTACAAGGCGCTAACCTTGATGGTGCTAAACTTAAAAATGTTAACCTACAAAGTGCAAACTTATTAGGTGCTAACCTAAATTCTACTATTATTGTAAATTCAAACATGCAAAACGCCAACCTCGTTAATAGCTCATTAAAAGAAACAACTTTTGAGTATGTAGATTTAAGAAAAGCAGACCTAAGATGGACACGCCTATCAAAAGCAAATTTAGTTAATACAGATATCTCAAGAGCTAAAACACACCCACTTCTTTATGAATCAGATGACTTTCAAATTAGCATCGATGCAATGAGTTCTAAGTAAAAAAAATACACTTTTTCGTAAAAAAACAGCATATTACATTTAGTTATTAGTTGACAATTTTAGTAGAAAAA belongs to Alphaproteobacteria bacterium 33-17 and includes:
- a CDS encoding DNA (cytosine-5-)-methyltransferase, with product MIRKYKFIDLFAGIGGFHYAFHELGAECVFASEIDYHARKTYEHNLKHLSPNLFENNKFNDDILKISYDRINQEIPDFDILCAGFPCQPFSQAGLKFGFNDQKDSRGNMFFQIRDIIKVKRPKAIFLENVRHLLKHDNGRTFGIIKDIIENELQYDFYYEVVKASDFGLPQHRPRLFMIGFRKEDQYKIPFKNPEKIPLRMTMSDIFSGICNKDIGYTLRVGGRGSGINDRRNWDAYLVNNQHVKISPKEAIMMQGFPINFTFPVTDSQAMKQLGNSVAVDAIKAYGKAIISRLDKVELNSKKLCVHLNENLNLLNIYRECYE